The following DNA comes from Streptococcus canis.
GACATGAGGTTATTGGGTTCATCTCGCCAAATGTAGTAATCGCGCTCAGGACTGTTAGGATTTTCCCTAGCCTCGACAAACCAGGCATGCTCATCGGAAGTATGATTGACCACCAAGTCCATGATAATCTTAATGCCGCGCTCATTTGCTGCTGCCAATAGTTCATCCATATCGTCCATGTTTCCAAAAAGGTCTGCAATCGCTTCATAATCAGAGATGTCATAGCCATTATCGTCCATGGGTGATTGGTAAACTGGCGACAGCCAAATAGCTGTGATGCCAAGGTTTTGCAGGTAATCCAACTGACTAGTAATACCTTTCAAATCGCCAATCCCATTACCACTTGTGTCTTTAAAAGATCTTGGGTAAATTTGATAGATTGTTGCCTGATGCCACCATTTTTTTTGTATACTCATTTTCTTCTTCTCTGTCCTTTCAGTAAGAAAACGAAGTCCTCAAAAACCTTTGAGGGCTTCGTTATATTCTAGGAGGTCTATTTAACGAATAGCTTGTTCAGTCTCTGTGTCAAAGAAATGTCCTTTAGCCACGTTGAAGGTCAAGCTGACTTGTTCCCCTGGGCTGTGGAAATCACGCGCATCCACGCGAGAGGCAAATTCGGTTTGACCGAGTTTAACGTAAAGCATGGTTTCAGAACCAAGCAACTCAGATACCAAGACTTCTGCAGTCACATTGGCATTTGGATAAGTATCATGCACGATTTGGTTACTTGAAATGTCTTCTGGACGAATTCCAAAAATGACTTTTTTGCCTTTGTAACCAGCAGCTTCAAGCATTTTAGCTTGCCCTTCTGGAATGGCAATGTCAAGGCCATCCTCACTCACAATACGGCCGTCTTTTACTTCCACTTCAAAGAAGTTCATAGCAGGGCTTCCGATAAAACCGGCAACGAATTTATTAGCTGGAAGGTTATACAATTCTTGCGGCGATCCCACTTGTTCAATTTTACCGATAGTCCCATTTCCTTGCGGGTTTTTAGTAGCACTCATGATAACGATACGGTCTGCCAAAGTCATGGCTTCGGTTTGGTCATGGGTAACGTAAATGGTCGTTGAGCCGATACGACGGTGAATTTTAGCGATTTCAGCACGCATGGAGACACGCAGTTTCGCGTCCAAGTTTGACAAAGGCTCGTCCATCAAGAATACTTTAGCATCACGGACAATGGCACGTCCCATGGCCACACGTTGGCGTTGACCACCAGAAAGGTCAGCAGGTTTACGCTCTAAAAACTCTGTCAAACCAAGAATTTCCGCAGCTTCTTTTACACGACGGTCAATATCATCTTTTTTATATTTACGTAGTTTAAGACCGAAAGCCATGTTGTCATACACGGTCATGTGTGGGTAAAGGGCGTAGTTTTGGAATACCATGGCAATGTCACGGTCTTTAGGAGACTTGTCATTCACCACTTCGCCATCAATTTTCAATTCCCCTTCAGAAATGTCTTCAAGACCAGCAATCATACGCAGAGTTGTTGACTTACCACAGCCTGATGGGCCAACAAAGACGATAAATTCTTTATCTTTGATGTCCA
Coding sequences within:
- a CDS encoding ABC transporter ATP-binding protein, with protein sequence MVELNLNHIYKKYPNTTHYAVEDFDLDIKDKEFIVFVGPSGCGKSTTLRMIAGLEDISEGELKIDGEVVNDKSPKDRDIAMVFQNYALYPHMTVYDNMAFGLKLRKYKKDDIDRRVKEAAEILGLTEFLERKPADLSGGQRQRVAMGRAIVRDAKVFLMDEPLSNLDAKLRVSMRAEIAKIHRRIGSTTIYVTHDQTEAMTLADRIVIMSATKNPQGNGTIGKIEQVGSPQELYNLPANKFVAGFIGSPAMNFFEVEVKDGRIVSEDGLDIAIPEGQAKMLEAAGYKGKKVIFGIRPEDISSNQIVHDTYPNANVTAEVLVSELLGSETMLYVKLGQTEFASRVDARDFHSPGEQVSLTFNVAKGHFFDTETEQAIR